The proteins below are encoded in one region of Amycolatopsis acidiphila:
- a CDS encoding SGNH/GDSL hydrolase family protein, giving the protein MKTVLAAMTAAIALTSSVVVATAPNASAGAAGTWCGSGRANLAILGASSETGYGTTGYPANVNTYYPTQFGWTKHLSDLLHAAWGTTTENYSHNGALVSDYLPGGRWSTTTGAVANLATTKPTLVIVDLGGNEYWSQVDPAVFESNLRTMIADIRAVRPDVDLMLYLHEEISWPAKGNEFWAQATPKYPWSQYAARIFAVASSVPTGMVDMRQFIYPSKTNPAGLWYSDGIHLDDAGQSVVNAAWWGWLASSC; this is encoded by the coding sequence ATGAAGACAGTACTCGCGGCGATGACCGCGGCGATCGCGCTGACGTCCTCGGTCGTCGTCGCGACGGCGCCGAACGCATCGGCGGGGGCGGCGGGCACCTGGTGCGGCAGCGGCAGGGCGAACCTGGCGATCCTGGGCGCCAGCTCGGAAACCGGGTACGGCACGACCGGCTATCCCGCGAACGTCAACACCTACTACCCCACCCAGTTCGGCTGGACCAAGCACCTTTCCGATCTGCTGCACGCCGCGTGGGGCACCACCACGGAGAACTACAGCCACAACGGCGCCCTGGTCAGCGACTACCTGCCCGGCGGCCGCTGGAGCACCACCACCGGCGCCGTCGCGAACCTGGCCACCACCAAGCCGACCCTGGTCATCGTCGACCTCGGCGGGAACGAGTACTGGAGCCAGGTCGACCCCGCGGTCTTCGAGAGCAACCTCCGCACCATGATCGCCGACATTCGCGCCGTCCGCCCCGACGTGGACCTCATGCTCTACCTCCACGAAGAGATCTCCTGGCCCGCCAAGGGAAACGAGTTCTGGGCGCAGGCCACCCCCAAGTACCCGTGGTCGCAGTACGCGGCCCGGATCTTCGCGGTCGCCTCCAGTGTGCCCACCGGCATGGTCGACATGCGCCAGTTCATCTACCCGTCCAAGACCAACCCCGCCGGACTCTGGTACTCCGACGGGATCCACCTCGACGACGCCGGCCAGTCCGTCGTCAACGCCGCGTGGTGGGGCTGGCTCGCCTCCTCCTGCTGA
- a CDS encoding TIGR03620 family F420-dependent LLM class oxidoreductase, whose protein sequence is METVVEGRRTLGPVGVYLPISMTSTPGVDLQRDAAKRLEHAGYRMVWTNEVVGGKDALVQLAVLLAATERLAFGTGIANIWAREPQTTHAAAAMLAQAYPGRFVLGLGVGYREQAAGTGREFGSPPATMRDYLDRMTTQTWPPAAETRYPRIIGANGPKMLALAAACADGAFPAMLPPGHTVRARQLLGPDKLLVVGLSVVVDSDRDRAKATAREKVAGRLGMPSYAAGIARLGYSDQEISEVSDRLVDAIVAHGDAAAIVAKVREHLTAGADHVVLMPPTTGFAADVDLLEHLAPALADLDFADAPQLYT, encoded by the coding sequence ATGGAGACCGTGGTCGAAGGTCGCCGGACCTTGGGGCCTGTCGGCGTGTACCTGCCGATCTCGATGACCAGCACGCCGGGCGTCGACCTGCAACGCGACGCCGCGAAGCGGCTGGAGCACGCGGGCTACCGCATGGTCTGGACCAACGAGGTAGTCGGTGGCAAGGACGCACTCGTGCAGCTGGCCGTGCTGCTGGCGGCGACCGAGCGGTTGGCGTTCGGCACCGGTATCGCCAACATCTGGGCCAGGGAACCGCAAACCACGCACGCCGCGGCCGCGATGCTGGCGCAGGCCTACCCCGGCCGGTTCGTGCTCGGCCTGGGGGTCGGCTACCGCGAGCAGGCGGCGGGCACCGGCCGGGAGTTCGGCAGCCCGCCCGCCACGATGCGGGACTACCTGGACCGGATGACCACCCAGACCTGGCCGCCCGCGGCCGAGACCAGGTACCCCCGGATCATCGGCGCGAACGGCCCGAAGATGCTCGCGCTGGCCGCCGCCTGCGCCGATGGGGCGTTTCCCGCGATGCTGCCGCCCGGACACACCGTGCGGGCCAGACAGCTGCTCGGTCCGGACAAGCTCTTGGTCGTCGGGCTGTCCGTGGTCGTGGACAGCGATCGCGACCGGGCGAAAGCAACTGCGCGGGAGAAGGTGGCGGGCCGGCTCGGCATGCCGTCGTACGCGGCGGGCATCGCGCGGCTGGGCTACTCGGACCAGGAGATCAGCGAGGTGAGCGACCGGCTCGTGGACGCGATCGTGGCCCACGGCGATGCGGCGGCGATCGTGGCGAAGGTGCGCGAACACCTGACCGCGGGCGCGGACCACGTGGTCCTGATGCCCCCGACGACCGGCTTCGCCGCCGACGTGGACCTGCTCGAACACCTCGCCCCGGCGCTGGCGGACCTGGACTTCGCGGACGCTCCCCAGCTGTACACCTAG
- a CDS encoding CapA family protein, whose amino-acid sequence MTTVPHEADLAALRSDIAEARTQADVVLVSVHWGDFSRPYVLTDHERRVARVSVEAGADAVLGHHHHLLRGIEFYQGKPVFYGLGHFVFDLPDFENRLAREAYLGRGDEATVRAGKRRFGEYRIGAREGYPLLPFHADGRLTGVAVLRHDGEALRPAFVPWVLGPDNRPRPATEEGELERVAGYLRRCIAEEDLEAVLHEDRTGAGLPLLRVTSS is encoded by the coding sequence GTGACGACGGTTCCACACGAAGCGGATCTGGCTGCCCTGCGCTCCGACATCGCCGAAGCGCGCACGCAGGCGGACGTGGTGCTCGTCAGCGTGCACTGGGGCGATTTCAGCCGGCCGTACGTGCTGACCGATCACGAGCGGCGCGTCGCGCGGGTCTCGGTCGAAGCCGGTGCCGACGCGGTCCTCGGGCACCATCACCACCTGCTCCGGGGAATCGAGTTCTACCAAGGGAAACCGGTGTTCTACGGGCTCGGGCACTTCGTGTTCGACCTTCCGGACTTCGAGAACCGACTGGCCCGCGAGGCCTACCTCGGACGCGGCGACGAGGCGACGGTGCGCGCCGGCAAGCGGCGCTTCGGCGAGTACCGGATCGGCGCGCGCGAAGGCTATCCGCTGCTACCGTTTCACGCCGACGGCCGGCTGACCGGTGTCGCCGTGCTCCGGCACGACGGCGAGGCGCTGCGGCCGGCCTTCGTCCCCTGGGTGCTGGGGCCGGACAACCGGCCGCGCCCGGCGACGGAGGAGGGCGAGCTCGAGCGCGTGGCCGGCTACCTGCGCCGGTGCATCGCGGAGGAAGACCTGGAAGCGGTTCTGCACGAGGACCGGACGGGAGCGGGCTTGCCGCTGCTGCGGGTCACGTCCTCCTGA
- a CDS encoding TetR/AcrR family transcriptional regulator C-terminal domain-containing protein: MCTQLRDQYLKYPGISRAALAMVPTDLETVRVNEGMLAILLAGGVAPQAAAWAIDALLLYVAAYCLETSIARRRSAQDDVAWVLDRDELRRRFTALPAETFPHAAELTAGEGHDRFDFTLALMIDGLAPR; encoded by the coding sequence GTGTGCACCCAGCTACGCGACCAGTACCTGAAATACCCGGGGATCTCCCGCGCCGCGCTCGCCATGGTCCCCACCGACCTCGAGACCGTGCGCGTCAACGAAGGAATGCTGGCGATCCTGCTCGCCGGCGGCGTCGCCCCGCAGGCCGCCGCCTGGGCCATCGACGCCCTCTTGCTGTACGTCGCCGCCTACTGCCTCGAGACGTCGATCGCGCGTCGGCGATCAGCACAGGACGACGTTGCCTGGGTCCTCGACCGCGACGAACTGCGACGCCGGTTCACCGCACTGCCCGCCGAGACCTTCCCCCACGCCGCCGAGCTCACCGCCGGCGAGGGCCACGACCGGTTCGACTTCACCCTCGCCCTGATGATCGACGGCCTCGCACCTCGCTAG
- a CDS encoding LysR family transcriptional regulator has protein sequence MTQPPADLDLRLVRCFTVVAEHRHFGRAAAALHVTQSSLSRQISRLEQQLGARLLDRTPQGSRLTEAGEVFLPLATAVLRSAAQAAARTRAAAQPSRITVGYIENLIITPAVRDLRHRHPEADVRTLHLDWHEPRAALLEHRVDAAVVRLPFPTDQLHVTVLYDEPRALLVPIDHRLAGKESVTLDDIADEPLPRAADATWNAFWRVDPRPDGRPAPDGPLLTAVEDKIELIAGGDAVAIIPACAVFGGLRPDLAMVPLEGVEPSHVALATRAGERNRLVAAFRKSAEAHLTGPPAAHRVDREAEVGPGGRD, from the coding sequence ATGACCCAGCCTCCGGCCGATCTCGACCTACGACTGGTGCGGTGCTTCACGGTCGTCGCCGAGCACCGGCACTTCGGCCGCGCCGCCGCGGCGCTGCACGTCACCCAGTCCTCGCTCAGCCGGCAGATCAGCCGCCTCGAACAGCAGCTGGGTGCACGCCTGCTGGACCGCACCCCGCAGGGCAGCAGGCTCACCGAGGCCGGCGAGGTCTTCCTGCCGCTCGCCACCGCGGTGCTGCGGTCCGCGGCCCAGGCCGCCGCTCGCACCCGGGCGGCGGCACAGCCCAGCCGGATCACGGTCGGCTACATCGAGAACCTGATCATCACCCCGGCCGTGCGCGACCTGCGCCATCGCCATCCCGAGGCCGACGTGCGCACGCTGCACCTGGACTGGCACGAGCCACGCGCCGCCCTGCTGGAGCACCGCGTGGACGCCGCCGTGGTCCGGCTGCCCTTCCCCACCGACCAGCTGCACGTGACGGTCCTCTACGACGAGCCACGCGCGCTCCTGGTCCCGATCGACCATCGCCTGGCGGGCAAGGAATCCGTGACGCTGGACGACATCGCCGACGAGCCGCTCCCCCGTGCGGCCGACGCCACCTGGAACGCCTTCTGGCGAGTCGACCCCCGCCCCGACGGCCGCCCCGCTCCGGACGGCCCCCTCCTGACGGCCGTCGAGGACAAGATCGAACTCATCGCGGGCGGGGACGCCGTGGCGATCATCCCGGCGTGCGCCGTCTTCGGCGGCCTTCGCCCCGACCTCGCGATGGTGCCCCTCGAAGGCGTCGAACCGAGCCACGTCGCACTCGCCACCCGCGCCGGCGAACGCAACCGGCTGGTGGCCGCCTTCCGGAAATCCGCCGAAGCCCACCTGACGGGCCCCCCGGCCGCACACCGCGTTGATCGTGAGGCCGAAGTCGGCCCAGGCGGGCGCGACTGA
- a CDS encoding alpha/beta fold hydrolase, translated as MTTFVLVPGAWLGGWAWAGTAEALRAQGHDPRPLTLTGLDGTPAPEADLATHIKDIVAFAEQQDLREFALVGHSYGGIPVTGAAARLGDRLAHVVYVDSAPLTEGMRMLDLMPPEAAEQLRSQITDGLLPMPPFEVLAQSSSLAGLTEDHRELMRTRAVPHPFDSYEQPLPGPAELAPHVGRAIVACHDFSTMLDAGVPALASVNRPPWRRVDLATGHWPMFSEPAALAAALATATA; from the coding sequence ATGACCACTTTCGTCCTCGTCCCCGGTGCCTGGCTGGGCGGTTGGGCCTGGGCCGGGACCGCCGAGGCGCTGCGGGCGCAGGGGCACGACCCACGCCCGCTGACGCTCACGGGACTCGACGGCACCCCGGCGCCGGAGGCGGACCTCGCCACCCACATCAAGGACATCGTCGCCTTCGCCGAGCAGCAGGACCTGCGCGAGTTCGCCCTGGTCGGGCACAGCTACGGCGGTATCCCGGTCACCGGCGCCGCCGCGCGGCTGGGCGACAGGCTCGCGCACGTCGTCTACGTCGACAGCGCACCGCTCACCGAGGGCATGCGGATGCTCGACCTGATGCCGCCCGAGGCGGCCGAGCAGCTGCGCTCCCAGATCACCGACGGCCTGCTGCCCATGCCGCCGTTCGAGGTCCTGGCGCAGTCGAGCAGTCTGGCCGGCCTGACCGAGGACCATCGGGAGCTCATGCGCACCCGCGCGGTGCCGCATCCGTTCGACAGCTACGAGCAGCCGTTGCCGGGGCCCGCCGAACTCGCGCCGCACGTCGGCCGGGCCATCGTCGCCTGCCACGACTTCTCGACGATGCTGGACGCCGGCGTGCCCGCGCTCGCGTCGGTCAACCGGCCACCGTGGCGCCGCGTCGACCTGGCCACGGGTCACTGGCCGATGTTCTCCGAGCCCGCCGCGCTGGCGGCGGCCCTCGCGACGGCGACGGCGTGA
- a CDS encoding ArsR/SmtB family transcription factor: MSTSRESIAAGGDIDFSVPAELIGHPARSAMLVALLDRHALPMSMLASEAGVSPSTASAHLTKLVDGGLLRVRRQGRHRYYELSSRSVADALEALARVSPIRPVRSLRADTRARAMRLARSCYDHLAGHLGVAVMQSLLDKDAVRGGDGVHRPAHARHDRLSAPGKDVDYELTEPGHVLFTELGVHLPAAVDSRKRRRLVAYCVDWTEQRHHLGGTAGAALLNRFEELEWLRRKTKGAPRALTVTDAGKHGFAEHFGIDTDTLATAAAPPVTPLRPKR; the protein is encoded by the coding sequence ATGAGTACGAGCCGTGAATCGATCGCCGCCGGCGGTGACATCGACTTCAGCGTGCCCGCCGAACTGATCGGGCATCCGGCCCGGTCGGCGATGCTGGTGGCCCTGCTGGACAGGCACGCTCTGCCGATGTCGATGCTCGCGAGCGAAGCAGGCGTCTCGCCGTCCACCGCGAGCGCCCACCTCACGAAACTGGTGGACGGAGGCCTGCTGCGCGTGCGCCGGCAGGGCCGGCACCGCTACTACGAACTGTCCTCCCGCAGCGTGGCCGACGCGCTCGAGGCACTAGCCCGGGTCTCCCCGATCCGGCCCGTCCGCTCGCTGCGCGCGGACACCAGGGCGCGGGCGATGCGCCTGGCCCGCAGCTGTTACGACCACCTGGCGGGACATCTCGGGGTGGCCGTCATGCAGTCCCTGCTGGACAAGGACGCCGTGCGGGGTGGGGACGGGGTGCACCGGCCGGCCCACGCCCGCCACGACCGCCTTTCCGCGCCCGGCAAGGACGTCGACTACGAACTCACCGAGCCCGGCCACGTGCTGTTCACCGAGCTGGGCGTGCACCTGCCGGCGGCCGTCGACTCGCGGAAGCGGCGGCGCCTGGTCGCGTACTGCGTCGACTGGACCGAGCAACGGCATCACCTCGGCGGAACCGCGGGAGCCGCGCTGCTGAACCGTTTCGAGGAACTGGAATGGTTGCGTCGCAAAACCAAAGGGGCGCCACGCGCACTGACCGTCACCGACGCCGGAAAACACGGATTCGCCGAGCATTTCGGCATCGACACCGACACCCTGGCGACCGCCGCCGCACCCCCGGTCACCCCGCTGCGACCGAAAAGGTGA
- a CDS encoding MFS transporter, whose amino-acid sequence MSSQHVDRSTAEKPRPAPRTGSRLPLLALCLGFFMIMMDATVVNTALPVIGQDLTATVSGLQWVTAGYTLVFACLLLSAGSLGDRLGSRRVFLAGLAVFTIASLVCGLAPRLPVLIGARVVQGAGAALALPTSLALINASYPDREQRARAIGVWGGLGGVAAGLGPVLGGVLTNWVGWPARWTPVPPRSTPTWSTRPTSTSCSSGGCAPSSYYPSRTPRPGASRSAACAPSYATST is encoded by the coding sequence ATGTCTTCCCAGCATGTCGACCGGTCGACGGCGGAGAAGCCCCGACCTGCGCCGCGCACCGGCAGCAGGCTGCCCCTCCTGGCGCTGTGCCTCGGTTTCTTCATGATCATGATGGACGCGACCGTGGTGAACACGGCGTTGCCCGTCATCGGCCAGGATCTGACGGCCACCGTCAGCGGACTGCAGTGGGTGACCGCCGGCTACACGCTGGTGTTCGCCTGCCTGCTGCTGTCCGCGGGCTCGCTCGGTGACCGGCTGGGCTCGCGCCGGGTGTTCCTGGCCGGGCTGGCGGTGTTCACGATCGCTTCGCTGGTGTGCGGCCTCGCGCCGCGCCTGCCGGTCCTGATCGGGGCGCGCGTGGTCCAGGGGGCGGGTGCCGCGCTGGCGCTGCCGACGTCGCTGGCCCTCATCAACGCCTCGTACCCCGACCGGGAGCAGCGCGCCCGCGCCATCGGCGTCTGGGGTGGCCTCGGCGGTGTGGCCGCGGGACTCGGGCCGGTGCTCGGCGGTGTGCTGACCAACTGGGTCGGCTGGCCCGCGCGCTGGACACCGGTCCCGCCTCGCTCTACGCCCACGTGGTCAACAAGGCCGACCTCGACGAGCTGCTCATCGGGCGGCTGTGCGCCGAGCTCGTACTACCCGAGCCGGACCCCGCGGCCTGGCGCGAGCAGATCCGCGGCGTGTGCACCCAGCTACGCGACCAGTACCTGA
- a CDS encoding anti-sigma factor RsbA family regulatory protein — protein MRSSPPGAEPFVHPALFYRGDDEYLSALVPFLAEGLEQGGPVAVAVPGRKLELLRAALGGAADSVFMLDMSEAGRNPGRIIPGVLRAFADKHRDTHVRIIGEPIWPGRSRTEYPACAQHEALINEAFTGRDVTILCPYDKDGLDEVALADARATHPVLWESGAEAVSEAYAPDVVVSRYNEPLNSPADAARFLVDKVTLLPAMRRFVGAGAVRHGLSRDRAADLALIATELVTNSLLHTPSARAELRLWRDGDHVTCQVRDDGHVSDPMAGRLPRTSSQPGGRGLLMVNHLADLVRIHTTPSGTTVQALCRI, from the coding sequence ATGCGAAGTTCTCCACCCGGAGCCGAGCCGTTCGTGCACCCGGCCCTGTTCTACCGCGGTGACGACGAGTACCTGAGCGCGCTGGTCCCGTTCCTGGCCGAAGGGCTCGAGCAGGGCGGCCCGGTCGCCGTGGCGGTCCCGGGCCGCAAGCTCGAGCTCCTCCGCGCCGCGCTCGGCGGCGCCGCGGACAGCGTGTTCATGCTCGACATGTCCGAGGCGGGCCGGAACCCGGGCCGGATCATCCCCGGCGTGCTGCGCGCGTTCGCGGACAAGCACCGTGACACGCACGTCCGGATCATCGGCGAGCCGATCTGGCCCGGCCGGAGCCGGACCGAGTACCCGGCGTGCGCACAGCACGAGGCGCTGATCAACGAGGCGTTCACCGGCCGGGACGTGACGATCCTGTGCCCGTACGACAAGGACGGCCTGGACGAGGTCGCCCTGGCCGACGCGCGTGCCACGCATCCGGTGTTGTGGGAGTCGGGCGCGGAGGCGGTCAGCGAGGCCTACGCACCCGATGTGGTCGTGAGCCGCTACAACGAGCCGTTGAACAGCCCGGCGGATGCCGCGCGGTTCCTCGTGGACAAGGTCACGCTGCTGCCCGCGATGCGGCGGTTCGTCGGCGCCGGGGCGGTGCGCCACGGCCTGAGCCGCGACCGGGCCGCGGACCTGGCGCTCATCGCCACCGAGCTGGTGACCAACAGCCTCCTGCACACCCCCAGCGCCCGCGCGGAGCTGCGCCTCTGGCGCGACGGCGACCACGTGACGTGCCAGGTCCGCGACGACGGCCACGTGAGCGACCCGATGGCGGGCCGGCTCCCCCGCACGAGCTCCCAGCCCGGCGGTCGCGGTCTGCTGATGGTGAACCACCTGGCGGACCTCGTGCGCATCCACACCACCCCGTCCGGCACGACGGTCCAGGCGCTCTGCCGGATCTAG
- a CDS encoding BTAD domain-containing putative transcriptional regulator translates to MLIGMLGPFEVRTDDGVFADVPGARLRALLVALALEPGHAVPKARLVGWIWGEHPPADATNALQRLVSRLRKALPEGSVEGQPDGYRLTVEPGAVDAVRFERLVGQARNDEDPQRAKLLRAALGLWRGAAMQDVGLQDSDAFDAAVTRLEGLRLAAMEDRFEAEIRLGRGGDLVAELTDLVAAHPVRERLVAALMRALAAAGRPTDALLVYQRTREALADALGVDPSPELSALHVTLLRGESGRREENRKTNLRAELTSFVGKDADVTAVRELIAEHRLTTLIGPGGSGKTRLATETTRTLLDDLPDGAWLVELAAIGADGDKGGGNDVAQAALAGLGLRDALLGGAPHAEPVDRLIAAIRERETLMILDNCEHVIESAAAFAHRVLGECRRLRILATSREPLGITGEALWLVEPLALPDGDAGPGEIESSPAVRLLRDRAGAVRKDLAADAHTLSTMVRVCRALDGMPLGIELAAARLRTMSIDQLAHRLDDRFRLLTGGSRTALPRHRTLRAVVDWSWELLTDAERMVLRRLSVFSGGASLEAAERVCAGDTIEQEQVLELLTALAEKSLVVAEGDGAPRYRMLGTIKEYAAQRLAEAAESDLARHAHLAYFTELAETAEPRLRRAEQLEWLAALEVEHDNLGAAMRAALAAGEAPEAMRLAAGAGWYWWLGGHKSEGMELLTATAETPGEVADEIRATVYALISMFVGSGPADEHAAAEWIHKAYRFGRRSQQHHPALRLVVPLERMLRAPDAFLPAWELLLDDTDPWVRALARLHLGKMRIVLGHDGREADAYLEAALAEFRAIGERWGISFALSELADRIAVRGEFTAACEHYEQAVAVVTEAGAIEDVIRMRSRQAQLYWLLGDEDSSAAAIAEAVHCAERVTWPDALALLALSKAELARWRGDAEEAYDQLGVATTILGDEADQANIRAITHDLLGYLADDLGDARAHRAAACEAAAEAGHAPSIAQVLVGVADLALRREQYEQAARLLAAGAAVRGLQDRSHPDVGRIEQAARHRLGDARFAEATREGTQTSWRQLITVTLA, encoded by the coding sequence GTGCTGATCGGGATGCTTGGACCGTTCGAGGTTCGCACGGACGACGGCGTCTTCGCCGACGTGCCGGGTGCCCGGTTGCGCGCGCTGTTGGTCGCCCTCGCGCTCGAACCAGGCCACGCGGTCCCGAAGGCGAGGCTCGTCGGCTGGATCTGGGGTGAGCACCCGCCCGCCGACGCGACGAATGCCTTGCAGCGCCTGGTTTCCCGGTTGCGCAAGGCGCTGCCGGAAGGGTCGGTCGAGGGGCAGCCGGACGGCTACCGGTTGACGGTGGAACCCGGTGCCGTCGACGCCGTGCGGTTCGAACGCCTCGTCGGCCAGGCCCGCAACGACGAGGACCCGCAGCGGGCGAAGCTGCTGCGGGCGGCCCTGGGATTGTGGCGCGGTGCGGCCATGCAAGACGTCGGCCTGCAGGACAGCGACGCGTTCGACGCGGCGGTCACCCGGCTCGAAGGCCTGCGCCTCGCCGCTATGGAGGACCGGTTCGAGGCAGAGATCCGGCTCGGCCGCGGCGGCGATCTGGTCGCGGAACTGACGGACTTGGTGGCCGCGCATCCGGTGCGAGAACGGCTTGTCGCCGCGCTGATGCGCGCCCTCGCCGCGGCCGGTCGCCCAACCGATGCGCTGCTCGTGTACCAGCGCACGCGAGAAGCCCTCGCCGACGCGCTGGGCGTCGACCCCTCACCGGAGCTGTCCGCATTGCACGTCACGCTGCTGCGCGGCGAGTCGGGGCGGCGGGAGGAAAACCGGAAGACCAACCTGCGTGCCGAGCTGACCAGCTTCGTCGGCAAGGACGCTGATGTCACCGCGGTCCGCGAGCTCATCGCCGAACACCGGCTCACCACACTGATCGGGCCGGGCGGCTCGGGAAAGACCAGGCTGGCCACGGAAACCACGCGCACGCTGCTCGACGACCTGCCGGACGGGGCCTGGCTGGTGGAGCTCGCGGCCATCGGCGCCGACGGTGACAAGGGCGGCGGGAACGACGTGGCGCAGGCGGCGCTCGCCGGGCTCGGCCTCCGGGACGCGCTGCTCGGCGGGGCACCGCACGCGGAGCCGGTGGACCGGCTCATCGCCGCGATCCGCGAGCGGGAGACGCTGATGATCCTGGACAACTGCGAGCACGTGATCGAGTCGGCGGCGGCGTTCGCCCATCGAGTGCTCGGGGAGTGCCGGCGGCTGCGGATCCTGGCGACGAGCAGGGAACCGCTCGGCATCACCGGTGAGGCGCTCTGGCTGGTCGAGCCGCTGGCCTTGCCGGACGGGGATGCCGGCCCCGGCGAGATCGAGTCCTCGCCTGCCGTCCGGTTGCTGCGGGACCGGGCGGGCGCGGTGCGCAAGGATCTCGCGGCCGACGCCCACACGTTGTCGACGATGGTGCGCGTCTGCCGGGCGCTGGACGGGATGCCGCTGGGGATCGAACTGGCCGCGGCCAGGTTGCGCACGATGTCCATCGACCAGCTCGCCCACCGCCTCGACGACCGGTTCCGCCTGCTGACCGGCGGTAGCCGTACCGCCTTGCCGCGGCACCGGACGTTGCGCGCGGTGGTCGACTGGAGCTGGGAACTGCTCACCGATGCCGAACGGATGGTCCTGCGCAGGCTCTCGGTGTTCTCGGGCGGGGCGAGCCTGGAAGCGGCCGAGCGGGTCTGCGCCGGGGACACCATCGAGCAGGAGCAGGTGCTCGAGTTGCTCACCGCGCTGGCCGAGAAATCGCTGGTGGTCGCCGAAGGCGACGGCGCGCCGCGCTACCGGATGCTCGGCACCATCAAGGAGTACGCCGCCCAGCGGCTCGCGGAGGCGGCGGAATCGGACCTGGCCCGCCATGCGCACCTCGCCTACTTCACCGAACTCGCCGAGACCGCGGAGCCGCGTCTTCGCCGCGCCGAGCAGTTGGAATGGCTTGCCGCACTTGAGGTCGAGCACGACAACCTCGGTGCCGCGATGCGTGCCGCGCTCGCGGCCGGCGAGGCGCCCGAGGCGATGCGACTCGCCGCGGGCGCCGGCTGGTACTGGTGGCTCGGTGGGCACAAGTCCGAAGGCATGGAGCTGCTCACCGCGACCGCCGAAACGCCGGGCGAGGTGGCCGACGAGATCCGGGCGACGGTGTACGCCCTCATCTCGATGTTCGTGGGCTCCGGGCCTGCCGACGAACACGCGGCGGCGGAATGGATCCACAAGGCGTACCGGTTCGGCCGGCGCAGTCAGCAGCATCACCCGGCACTGCGGTTGGTCGTCCCGCTGGAACGCATGTTGCGGGCGCCGGACGCGTTCCTGCCCGCATGGGAACTGTTGCTGGACGACACGGACCCCTGGGTACGCGCACTGGCGCGGCTGCACCTCGGCAAGATGCGGATCGTGCTCGGCCACGACGGACGAGAAGCGGACGCCTATCTCGAGGCGGCGCTCGCCGAGTTCCGCGCGATCGGCGAACGGTGGGGGATCTCGTTCGCCTTGAGCGAGTTGGCGGACCGGATCGCCGTACGCGGCGAGTTCACCGCTGCGTGCGAGCACTACGAACAAGCGGTCGCTGTCGTCACCGAAGCCGGCGCCATCGAGGACGTCATCCGGATGCGGTCGCGACAGGCTCAGCTGTACTGGCTGCTCGGCGACGAGGACTCCAGCGCGGCCGCCATCGCCGAGGCAGTGCACTGCGCGGAACGGGTCACCTGGCCGGACGCGCTGGCGCTGCTGGCCCTCTCGAAGGCGGAGCTCGCTCGTTGGCGCGGCGACGCCGAGGAGGCGTACGACCAACTCGGCGTCGCGACGACCATCCTGGGCGATGAAGCGGACCAGGCGAACATCCGCGCGATAACACACGATCTGCTCGGCTACCTTGCCGACGATCTCGGCGACGCCCGTGCGCATCGGGCAGCGGCCTGCGAGGCGGCGGCCGAGGCTGGGCACGCGCCCTCGATCGCACAGGTACTCGTCGGGGTCGCGGACCTGGCACTACGCCGCGAACAGTACGAACAGGCCGCCCGGCTGCTCGCGGCAGGTGCCGCTGTGCGCGGCCTGCAGGATCGCTCCCACCCGGATGTGGGCCGGATCGAGCAGGCCGCGCGGCACCGCCTCGGCGATGCACGGTTCGCCGAGGCGACGCGGGAGGGCACGCAGACGAGCTGGCGTCAGCTGATCACGGTCACGCTCGCCTGA